The proteins below come from a single Garra rufa chromosome 25, GarRuf1.0, whole genome shotgun sequence genomic window:
- the cart2 gene encoding cocaine- and amphetamine-regulated transcript 2, whose amino-acid sequence MESSSLRTRMAVCALLLCLLTGAKANDSDPEIDVELDTRAIRDFYPKDPNLTSEKQLLGALQEVLEKLQTKRIPPWEKKFGQVPMCDLGEQCAIRKGSRIGKMCDCPRGAFCNFFLLKCL is encoded by the exons ATGGAGAGCTCCAGTCTGAGGACGCGCATGGCTGTGTGCGCGCTGCTGCTCTGTCTGTTGACCGGAGCCAAAGCGAACGACTCAGATCCGGAGATAGACGTGGAATTGGACACAAGAGCCATCAGAGACTTCTACCCCAAAGACCCAAACCTGACAAGTGAAAAACAGCTG CTCGGAGCTCTGCAAGAAGTTCTGGAAAAGCTGCAGACGAAACGAATTCCACCTTGGGAGAAGAAATTTGGTCAAGTTCCCATg TGTGATTTGGGCGAGCAGTGCGCGATCAGAAAAGGCTCTCGAATCGGCAAGATGTGCGACTGTCCGCGCGGGGCTTTCTGCAACTTTTTCTTGTTAAAATGTTTGTGA